The Haliaeetus albicilla chromosome 19, bHalAlb1.1, whole genome shotgun sequence genome has a segment encoding these proteins:
- the LOC104322976 gene encoding potassium voltage-gated channel subfamily A member 5-like — MEIALVTLENGTTTTTTAIAGGEDAAAPGGSARSRRRGNLLHLVPTVPRLSDGKEGAPPPPPPPPPADDERERPPPVPRGGGGGGGGSPEGQAAASGAPPAPRPPPRAPRPGAAVEMGPSEDGGHRRGMAMAAAAGEEEEEEEEEATAAATQGAMHHQRVLINIAGLRFETQLGTLNQFPDTLLGDPDKRMRYFDPLRNEYFFDRNRPSFDAILYFYQSGGKLRRPVNVSIDVFADEIRFYQLGEEAMERFREDEGFIKEEEKPLPRNEFQRQVWLIFEYPESSGSARAIAIVSVLVILISIITFCLETLPEFRDEREMPVPLPPQRGGLNGTAGDSPPMQPPSSLSDPFFIIETTCVIWFTFELLVRFFTCPSKPEFSRNIMNIIDIVAIIPYFITLGTELAHEQQQPGTGNSNGGGGQQQAMSLAILRVIRLVRVFRIFKLSRHSKGLQILGQTLKASMRELGLLIFFLFIGVILFSSAVYFAEADDPESHFSSIPDAFWWAVVTMTTVGYGDMRPVTVGGKIVGSLCAIAGVLTIALPVPVIVSNFNYFYHRETDHEEQAILKDEHSSAQGSTAGGDAKRRSSRNSLNKSVVHLENSEVFNNDTSSLEKTNIKAKSNVDLRKSLYALCLDTNRETDL, encoded by the coding sequence aTGGAGATCGCGCTGGTGACTCTGGAGAAcggcaccaccaccaccaccacggcCATCGCGGGCGGCGAGGATGCGGCGGCGCCCGGCGGCAGCGCCCGGTCCCGGCGCCGGGGGAACTTGCTCCACCTCGTACCGACCGTGCCGCGGCTGAGCGACGGCAAGGAgggggccccgccgccgcctcccccgcctCCGCCGGCGGACGACGAGCGGGAGCGGCCCCCGCCGGTTccccggggaggcggcggcggcggcggcggcagccccgAGGGCCAGGCGGCGGCGAGCGGagccccccccgcgccccgaCCGCCGCCCCGAGCCCCGCGGCCCGGCGCGGCGGTGGAGATGGGTCCCTCGGAGGACGGGGGGCACCGCCGGGGCATggccatggcggcggcggcgggcgaggaagaggaggaggaggaggaggaggcgacGGCGGCGGCGACCCAGGGCGCCATGCACCACCAGCGGGTGCTGATCAACATCGCCGGGCTGCGCTTCGAGACCCAGCTGGGCACCCTCAACCAGTTCCCCGACACGCTGCTGGGGGACCCCGATAAGCGCATGCGCTACTTCGACCCCCTCCGCAACGAGTACTTCTTCGACCGCAACCGGCCCAGCTTCGACGCCATCCTCTACTTCTACCAGTCCGGGGGGAAGCTCCGCCGGCCCGTCAACGTCTCCATCGACGTCTTCGCCGACGAGATCCGCTTCTACCAGCTGGGCGAGGAGGCCATGGAGCGCTTCCGCGAGGACGAGGGCTTCatcaaagaggaggagaagcccCTGCCCCGCAACGAGTTCCAGCGCCAGGTCTGGCTCATCTTCGAGTACCCCGAGAGCTCCGGCTCGGCCCGGGCCATCGCCATCGTCTCCGTGCTGGTCATCCTCATCTCCATCATCACCTTCTGCCTGGAGACCCTGCCGGAATTCAGGGACGAGAGGGAGATGCCCGTGCCCCTGCCTCCACAAAGAGGAGGTTTGAACGGCACGGCCGGGGACTCCCCCCCCATGCAGCCACCCAGCAGCCTCTCTGACCCCTTCTTCATCATCGAGACCACCTGCGTCATCTGGTTCACCTTTGAGCTCCTCGTCCGCTTCTTCACCTGCCCCAGCAAGCCTGAGTTCTCCCGCAACATCATGAACATCATCGACATCGTGGCCATCATCCCCTACTTCATCACCCTGGGCACCGAGCTGGCCCacgagcagcagcagcccggGACTGGCAATAGCAATGGGGGCGGGGGCCAGCAGCAAGCCATGTCCCTGGCCATCCTCAGAGTCATCCGCCTGGTCAGGGTCTTCAGGATCTTCAAGCTCTCCAGGCACTCCAAGGGGCTGCAGATCTTGGGACAGACTTTGAAAGCCAGCATGAGGGAGCTGGGCCTCctcatcttcttcctcttcatcgGCGTGATCCTCTTCTCCAGTGCTGTCTACTTCGCTGAGGCCGACGACCCCGAGTCTCATTTCTCCAGCATCCCTGATGCTTTCTGGTGGGCGGTGGTGACCATGACCACCGTGGGCTATGGGGATATGCGACCTGTCACCGTGGGGGGCAAGATTGTGGGCTCCTTGTGTGCCATCGCGGGTGTGCTCACCATCGCCCTGCCTGTCCCCGTCATCGTGTCCAACTTCAACTACTTCTACCACCGAGAGACTGATCACGAGGAGCAAGCTATCCTCAAAGATGAACACAGTAGTGCTCAGGGCAGCACAGCGGGGGGAGATGCGAAGAGAAGGTCCAGTAGAAACTCTCTGAACAAATCTGTTGTGCACTTGGAAAACAGTGAGGTGTTCAACAATGACACCAGCTCCTTAGAGAAAACCAATATCAAAGCGAAAAGTAACGTAGATCTCAGAAAATCCCTCTATGCTCTCTGTCTGGACACCAATAGGGAAACAGACCTgtaa